Proteins encoded within one genomic window of Micromonospora halotolerans:
- a CDS encoding Na+/H+ antiporter subunit D gives MTALVPLPVVVPLLGAALTLILTNRPRLQRSVSVIGLTTTLVVAMVLLVEAYRHGPLVVRVGGWPPPVGIVLVADQLAALMLVVSSAVTLCVLLYSIGQGRGETSESAPVSIYHPTYLVLIAGVTNAFLAGDLFNLFVGFEILLAASFVLITLGGTEVRIRTGSTYVVVSVLSSMIFLAAVGLVYAATGTLNMAQLAGRLDALPSGVRLALQLTLLLAFAIKAAVFPVSAWLPDSYPTAPAPVTAVFAGLLTKVGVYAIIRTETLLFPGGQVSGLLMVVAGLTMVVGILGAAAQSDLKRIFSFTLVSHIGYMIFGVALSSVAGLAGAIFYVVHHITIQTTLFLVAGLVEERAGSTDLRRLGGLARLAPLLAVLFFVPAMNLAGIPPFSGFLGKLGLLQAGVAAGGTLPAVLVGAGTLTSLLTLYAASRVWNIAFWRAPRLATAGPPVRLPGLMVGATAALVVLGLVLTAAAGPLFRVTSDAATDLRQRTPYVRAVLPADLP, from the coding sequence ATGACCGCTCTCGTGCCGCTGCCGGTGGTGGTGCCGTTGCTCGGCGCGGCGCTCACCCTGATCCTCACCAACCGGCCCCGGTTGCAGCGGTCGGTCAGCGTGATCGGGCTGACCACGACCCTGGTGGTGGCGATGGTGCTGCTGGTCGAGGCGTACCGGCACGGTCCGCTGGTGGTCCGGGTGGGCGGCTGGCCGCCTCCGGTCGGCATCGTGCTGGTCGCCGACCAGTTGGCCGCGCTCATGCTGGTGGTCTCCTCGGCGGTCACCCTGTGCGTGCTGCTCTACTCGATCGGTCAGGGGCGGGGGGAGACCAGCGAGTCCGCGCCGGTGAGCATCTACCACCCCACCTACCTCGTGCTGATCGCCGGCGTGACGAACGCCTTCCTCGCCGGAGACCTGTTCAACCTGTTCGTCGGCTTCGAGATCCTGCTGGCCGCGAGCTTCGTGCTGATCACCCTCGGCGGCACGGAGGTGCGGATCCGCACCGGTTCGACGTACGTGGTGGTCAGCGTCCTGTCGTCGATGATCTTCCTGGCCGCGGTGGGGCTCGTGTACGCGGCCACCGGCACCCTCAACATGGCGCAGCTCGCCGGCCGGTTGGACGCCCTGCCGTCCGGCGTACGCCTGGCGTTGCAGCTCACCCTGCTGCTCGCCTTCGCCATCAAGGCGGCGGTCTTCCCGGTCTCGGCCTGGCTGCCGGACAGCTACCCGACCGCGCCCGCCCCGGTCACCGCGGTCTTCGCCGGCCTGCTCACCAAGGTCGGCGTCTACGCGATCATCCGCACCGAGACCCTGCTCTTCCCCGGCGGGCAGGTCTCCGGCCTGCTCATGGTGGTGGCCGGGCTGACCATGGTGGTCGGCATCCTGGGCGCGGCGGCCCAGTCCGACCTGAAGCGGATCTTCTCCTTCACGCTGGTCAGCCACATCGGCTACATGATCTTCGGGGTGGCGTTGAGCAGCGTCGCGGGCCTGGCCGGGGCGATCTTCTACGTGGTGCACCACATCACCATCCAGACCACCCTCTTCCTGGTCGCCGGCCTGGTCGAGGAGCGCGCCGGCAGCACCGACCTGCGCCGGCTCGGCGGGCTGGCCCGCCTCGCCCCGCTGCTCGCCGTGCTCTTCTTCGTCCCGGCCATGAACCTGGCCGGCATCCCGCCGTTCTCCGGCTTCCTCGGCAAGCTCGGCCTGCTCCAGGCCGGCGTGGCGGCCGGCGGGACGCTGCCCGCCGTGCTCGTCGGGGCCGGCACCCTGACCAGCCTGCTCACCCTCTACGCCGCCTCCCGGGTGTGGAACATCGCGTTCTGGCGGGCGCCCCGGCTGGCCACCGCCGGCCCGCCCGTCCGGCTGCCCGGGCTGATGGTCGGGGCCACCGCGGCCCTCGTGGTGCTCGGGCTGGTGCTCACCGCGGCCGCCGGGCCGCTGTTCCGGGTCACCTCGGACGCGGCCACCGACCTGCGCCAGCGCACCCCGTACGTCCGGGCCGTCCTGCCGGCGGACCTGCCGTGA
- a CDS encoding Na(+)/H(+) antiporter subunit C, protein MTRGAAGPTLVLVIAVGVLVATGVTLLLERSLTRILLGVILLGNGVNLLILLGGRSGAAPLAGTAPASAMSDALPQAMVLTAVVITFGLTAFLLAVAYRSWYLTGDDEVQDDLEDRQVVRLARSNEVPTADLGGEGPDNDPEQVDPEPALRRLRQRREEG, encoded by the coding sequence GTGACCCGGGGCGCGGCCGGGCCGACCCTGGTGCTGGTGATCGCCGTCGGCGTGCTCGTGGCCACCGGGGTCACGCTGCTGCTGGAGCGGAGCCTGACCCGGATCCTGCTCGGCGTCATCCTGCTCGGCAACGGGGTGAACCTGCTGATCCTGCTCGGCGGCCGGTCCGGGGCCGCGCCGCTGGCGGGCACCGCGCCGGCGTCGGCCATGAGCGACGCGCTGCCGCAGGCCATGGTGCTCACCGCCGTGGTGATCACCTTCGGGCTGACCGCGTTCCTGCTCGCCGTCGCCTACCGGAGCTGGTACCTGACCGGCGACGACGAGGTGCAGGACGACCTGGAGGACCGGCAGGTCGTCCGGCTCGCCAGGAGCAACGAGGTGCCCACCGCGGACCTCGGCGGCGAGGGGCCGGACAACGACCCGGAGCAGGTGGACCCGGAGCCGGCGCTGCGCCGCCTGCGCCAGCGGAGGGAGGAGGGATGA
- a CDS encoding Na+/H+ antiporter subunit A, translating into MLVLLILHLVAALSAPLLVRRWGPRACLLLALAPAATFGWAVAHTGAVHAGEAVVETYPWVAELQLDVALRVTTLSWLMLLLVGGVGALVLVYSARYFHAGSAGLARFAAVMVAFAGAMLGLVVSDDLLLLYVFWELTTVFSYLLIGHSTERRSSRWAAAQALTVTTLGGLAMLVGFLLLGHHVGSYRWSVVTAAPLPGGGYLVVAVVLVLAGALAKSAVFPFTSWLPVAMAAPTPVSAYLHAAAMVKAGVFLIGLLGPALAPAGPWRPVTVVAGLVTLVAGGWAALRQTDLKLLLAYGTVSQLGLLTVVLGAGTPKAALAGVAMLLAHALFKAALFLVVGILDHSAGSRDLRDLSGVGRGAPVLATVATLAAASMAGVPPLLGFVAKEAVLGAFTGRPVVLAGLVVGSALTVAYSIRFLWGAFASRPGVPVTDVARPPAAMLVPPALLAVAGFAAGPAAGWLGGLLRPYAELFGPVEEKLALWHGPTAALGLSAVVLAGGFVLHLVRGPLTPALTRLRAPVGGNQGYEWITHWFDRFAIEVTGATQRGALPQYLGTVLVSLVLVPGGAMLATRPWRTEIAVWDNPTQLVVCVVIAVAALLAVGARRRLTAMLLVGVTGYGTAMMFVLYGAPDVALTQFLVETATIAVFVLVLRRLPDRFSARPLRRSRWVRRGIGLAAGLVTAGLALAAAGARRTPSISAAFPDLAVAEGYGRNVVNVTLVDIRAWDTMGEMAVLVVTATGVASLIFERSRTGPRPRRPAPVRSGPDRGTVWLRGGATLHARRRSIVFEVVTRLIFHTVLLFSLFLLFSGHNSPGGGFSGGLVAGLALTVRYLAGGRYELAEAAPVGAGTVLGAGLALSVGGGAVGLLLADQVLESVKVNLWLPLVGDFYLVTSLFFDIGVYLVVVGLVLDILRSLGAEVDRHVEAAGEPARGLAVQHEGEAP; encoded by the coding sequence GTGCTCGTCCTGCTGATCCTGCACCTGGTGGCGGCCCTGTCCGCCCCGCTGCTGGTCCGCCGGTGGGGCCCCCGCGCCTGCCTGCTGCTCGCGCTCGCCCCGGCCGCCACCTTCGGGTGGGCGGTGGCGCACACCGGGGCGGTCCACGCGGGCGAAGCGGTGGTCGAGACGTACCCGTGGGTCGCGGAGCTCCAGCTCGACGTGGCGCTGCGGGTCACCACCCTGTCCTGGCTGATGCTGTTGCTGGTCGGCGGCGTCGGCGCGCTGGTGCTGGTCTACTCCGCCCGCTACTTCCACGCCGGCTCGGCGGGCCTGGCCCGGTTCGCGGCCGTCATGGTCGCCTTCGCGGGGGCGATGCTCGGCCTGGTCGTCTCCGACGACCTGCTGCTGCTCTACGTCTTCTGGGAGCTGACCACGGTCTTCTCCTACCTGCTCATCGGGCACAGCACCGAGCGGCGGTCCAGCCGCTGGGCCGCGGCCCAGGCGCTGACCGTCACCACCCTGGGCGGGCTGGCCATGCTGGTCGGCTTCCTGCTGCTCGGCCACCACGTCGGCAGCTACCGCTGGTCCGTCGTCACGGCCGCGCCGCTGCCCGGCGGCGGTTACCTGGTGGTCGCCGTGGTGCTCGTCCTCGCCGGCGCGCTCGCGAAGTCCGCGGTGTTCCCGTTCACCTCGTGGCTGCCGGTGGCGATGGCGGCGCCCACCCCGGTCAGCGCCTACCTGCACGCGGCGGCCATGGTGAAGGCCGGGGTGTTCCTCATCGGGCTGCTCGGCCCGGCGCTCGCGCCGGCCGGGCCGTGGCGTCCGGTCACCGTGGTCGCCGGGCTGGTCACGCTGGTCGCCGGGGGCTGGGCGGCGCTGCGGCAGACCGACCTCAAGCTGCTGCTGGCGTACGGGACGGTCAGCCAGCTCGGCCTGCTCACCGTGGTGCTCGGGGCGGGCACCCCGAAGGCGGCCCTCGCCGGCGTCGCCATGCTGCTGGCGCACGCGCTGTTCAAGGCGGCGCTCTTCCTCGTCGTCGGCATCCTCGACCACAGCGCCGGCAGCCGGGACCTGCGCGACCTGTCCGGCGTGGGACGCGGCGCCCCGGTGCTCGCCACGGTCGCCACGCTGGCCGCCGCCTCGATGGCCGGCGTGCCGCCGCTGCTCGGGTTCGTGGCGAAGGAGGCGGTGCTCGGGGCGTTCACCGGGCGGCCCGTGGTGCTCGCCGGGCTGGTGGTCGGAAGCGCGCTGACCGTCGCGTACAGCATCCGGTTCCTCTGGGGTGCCTTCGCGTCGCGGCCGGGCGTGCCGGTCACCGACGTGGCGCGGCCGCCCGCCGCGATGCTCGTACCCCCGGCCCTGCTCGCCGTCGCCGGGTTCGCCGCCGGCCCGGCCGCCGGCTGGCTGGGCGGCCTCCTCCGCCCGTACGCCGAGCTGTTCGGCCCGGTCGAGGAGAAGCTGGCGCTCTGGCACGGACCGACCGCGGCGCTCGGCCTCTCCGCCGTCGTGCTGGCCGGCGGCTTCGTGCTGCACCTGGTCCGCGGCCCGCTCACCCCGGCGCTGACCCGGCTGCGGGCGCCGGTCGGCGGCAACCAGGGGTACGAGTGGATCACCCACTGGTTCGACCGGTTCGCCATCGAGGTCACCGGCGCGACCCAGCGCGGCGCCCTGCCGCAGTACCTGGGCACCGTGCTGGTCTCCCTGGTGCTGGTGCCGGGCGGCGCCATGCTGGCCACCCGGCCCTGGCGCACGGAGATCGCGGTCTGGGACAACCCGACCCAGCTCGTGGTCTGCGTGGTGATCGCGGTGGCCGCGCTGCTCGCGGTGGGCGCCCGGCGCCGGCTCACCGCGATGCTGCTGGTGGGCGTCACCGGCTACGGCACCGCGATGATGTTCGTCCTCTACGGCGCGCCCGACGTGGCGCTCACCCAGTTCCTCGTGGAGACCGCCACCATCGCCGTCTTCGTGCTGGTGCTGCGCCGGCTCCCGGACCGCTTCTCGGCCCGCCCGCTGCGCCGCAGCCGCTGGGTCCGCCGGGGCATCGGGCTGGCCGCCGGTCTGGTGACGGCCGGCCTGGCGCTGGCCGCGGCGGGTGCGCGGCGGACCCCGTCGATCTCGGCCGCGTTCCCCGACCTGGCCGTGGCGGAGGGCTACGGCCGCAACGTGGTCAACGTGACCCTGGTCGACATCCGGGCCTGGGACACCATGGGGGAGATGGCCGTGCTGGTGGTGACCGCGACCGGGGTGGCCAGCCTGATCTTCGAGCGGTCCCGCACCGGGCCCCGGCCGCGCCGACCCGCCCCGGTCCGGTCCGGCCCGGACCGGGGGACGGTCTGGCTGCGCGGCGGGGCGACCCTGCACGCGCGCCGCCGCTCGATCGTCTTCGAGGTGGTCACCCGGCTGATCTTCCACACGGTGCTGCTCTTCTCGCTGTTCCTGCTCTTCTCCGGGCACAACTCTCCGGGCGGCGGCTTCTCCGGCGGCCTGGTCGCCGGCCTCGCGCTGACCGTCCGCTACCTGGCCGGCGGCCGGTACGAGCTGGCCGAGGCGGCGCCGGTCGGCGCCGGCACCGTGCTCGGCGCGGGCCTGGCCCTCTCGGTGGGCGGCGGCGCGGTCGGGCTGCTCCTCGCCGACCAGGTGCTGGAGAGCGTGAAGGTCAACCTCTGGCTGCCGCTGGTCGGCGACTTCTACCTGGTCACGTCGCTCTTCTTCGACATCGGCGTCTACCTGGTCGTGGTCGGGCTCGTGCTGGACATCCTGCGCAGCCTCGGCGCCGAGGTGGACCGGCACGTCGAGGCGGCCGGCGAACCGGCCCGCGGGCTCGCCGTGCAGCACGAGGGGGAGGCGCCGTGA
- a CDS encoding GNAT family N-acetyltransferase gives MTSIQVRPAGPGDHADLAALHEREWGGPHVVVHDTRYDLRELPALVAVDGAGGFAGALVHRLADGGLEVVSLAATTPGNGAGSALLAAAEAVATAAGADRLWLVTTNDNLRALRFYQRRGLRIVAVDAGAVDRARTVKPTIPYLGEDDIPLHDELRLERRFPAPAAGS, from the coding sequence ATGACCTCGATCCAGGTACGACCCGCCGGGCCGGGCGACCACGCCGACCTCGCGGCCCTGCACGAGCGGGAGTGGGGCGGCCCGCACGTGGTGGTCCACGACACCCGCTACGACCTGCGGGAACTACCCGCCCTGGTGGCCGTGGACGGCGCGGGCGGGTTCGCCGGGGCGCTGGTGCACCGGCTCGCCGACGGCGGGCTGGAGGTGGTCAGCCTGGCCGCGACGACCCCGGGCAATGGCGCCGGCAGCGCCCTCCTGGCCGCCGCCGAGGCGGTTGCCACGGCCGCCGGTGCCGACCGGCTCTGGCTGGTCACCACCAACGACAACCTCCGGGCGCTCCGCTTCTACCAGCGCCGGGGGCTGCGGATCGTGGCGGTGGACGCGGGCGCGGTGGACCGGGCCCGGACCGTCAAGCCGACCATCCCGTACCTCGGCGAGGACGACATCCCGCTCCACGACGAGCTGCGGCTGGAGCGGCGGTTCCCGGCGCCGGCGGCCGGGTCGTGA
- a CDS encoding SAM hydrolase/SAM-dependent halogenase family protein, whose amino-acid sequence MTGRDGGPAGGPWISLTTDYGLADGFVAACHGVLARLAPAARVIDVTHLVPPADVRRGAAVLAQTVPYLPVGVHVAVVDPGVGTARRGVALAAPGGLLVGPDNGLLLDAAEALGGITGAVELTNPAWLAPTVSRTFHGRDVFAPVAARLALGTPLAEAGPAVDPATLVRLPAPVVRADDAGFTAEVLTVDHFGNVQLAAPGALLAALPERVRVAGRAAVRGRTFGDAPAGGLVTYVDSAGLVALAVNTGRAVDLLGVRPGDVVTVTGD is encoded by the coding sequence GTGACGGGCCGCGACGGAGGGCCGGCCGGCGGCCCCTGGATCTCGCTGACCACCGACTACGGGTTGGCCGACGGCTTCGTGGCGGCCTGCCACGGGGTGCTCGCCCGGCTCGCCCCGGCCGCCCGGGTGATCGACGTGACCCACCTGGTGCCGCCGGCCGACGTACGCCGGGGCGCGGCCGTTCTCGCCCAGACGGTGCCGTACCTGCCGGTGGGGGTGCACGTGGCGGTGGTCGACCCGGGTGTGGGCACGGCGCGGCGCGGTGTCGCCCTGGCCGCTCCGGGCGGGCTGCTGGTCGGCCCGGACAACGGGCTGCTGCTGGACGCCGCCGAGGCCCTGGGCGGGATCACCGGGGCGGTCGAGCTGACCAATCCGGCCTGGCTCGCCCCGACGGTCTCCCGCACCTTCCACGGGCGGGACGTGTTCGCGCCGGTCGCCGCGCGGCTGGCGCTCGGCACGCCGCTGGCCGAGGCGGGCCCGGCCGTGGACCCGGCGACGCTGGTCCGGCTGCCGGCGCCGGTGGTCCGCGCCGACGACGCGGGCTTCACCGCCGAGGTGCTGACCGTCGACCACTTCGGCAACGTCCAGCTCGCCGCCCCCGGCGCCCTGCTGGCCGCGCTGCCGGAGCGGGTGCGGGTGGCCGGGCGGGCGGCGGTGCGCGGGCGGACCTTCGGCGACGCCCCGGCCGGCGGGCTGGTCACGTACGTGGACTCGGCCGGGCTGGTGGCGCTGGCGGTCAACACCGGCCGCGCGGTCGACCTGCTCGGCGTGCGCCCCGGCGACGTGGTGACGGTCACCGGCGACTGA
- a CDS encoding Lhr family helicase, with product MEGVADEVTRGAAVLAGFGAATREWFAAAFAAPTPAQEGAWRSVAAGRNALVVAPTGSGKTLAAFLWSLDRLAKEPPPAEARQRCRVLYVSPLKALAVDVERNLRAPLTGIRQAATRLGLTPPDITVGMRTGDTPSDERRAFARTPPDILITTPESLFLLLTSAARDSLRGVRTVIVDEVHAVAGTKRGAHLALSLERLDALLETPAQRIGLSATVRPIDVCARFLGGARPVDVVQPPTSKTIEVSVQVPVEDMTRLDEQEPPEDALGGVGPRRASIWPAVEERVFALIRSHRSTIVFTNSRRSAERLCARLNELAAEELEAAAAPDGGRVARGGEPVRVSELLPGGGGPPDDGPGQGPGLAAGDVGPEGGVGPARRRGADAFGGPVGPLRAPRQPAEVMAQSGAAAGAPPVIARAHHGSVSREERKHIEEALKSGQLPAVVATSSLELGIDMGAVDLVVQIEAPPSVAAGLQRVGRAGHQVGAVSRGVVFPKHRGDLLSCTVVAERMGEGAIEELHYPRNPLDVLAQQIVAMVALEPWRLGDLAVLVRRAAPFAELPDSALHAVLDMLSGRYPSTAFAELRPRLVWDRAADVLTGRPGAQRLAVTSGGTIPDRGLFGVFLAGAERAARVGELDEEMVYESRVGDVFLLGSSSWRIEEITPDRVLVSPAPGQAARMPFWKGDQLGRPVELGRAIGARVRALLRQSDTDAVAALRAGGLDDWAAGNLMAYLREQKEATRSLPDDRTVVVERFRDELGDWRLAVHSVLGARVNGPWALAIGRRLAERYGVDAQVMPSDDGIVVRLPDTAEEPPGADVVVFDPEEIAQLVEESVGTSALFASRFRECAARSLLLPRRDPRRRQPLWQQRQRAAQLLDVAREYADFPVTLEAARECLQDVFDQPALAELMRDLGARKVRLVEVESERPSPFARSLLFGYVGAFLYEGDAPLAERRAAALALDSALLGELLGRVDLRELLDPAVLAETERQLRWRTEQRRARDAEDVVELLRVVGDLSEAELAERGVPAGWLGELEAARRALRVRIAGEDRWVVVEDAARLRDALGVALPVGVAEAYLEPVADPLGDLVARYARTHGPFAAATCAARFGLGVFVVEQALRRLAATGRVVSGEFAPDSVGTQWCDAEVLRLLRRRSLAALRREIEPVPPRALAAFLPRWQQVGSSARGVEAVAATVEQLQGAAVPASALERLVLPARIADYSPAQLDELCASGEVVWAGSGAISGGDGWVTLAYADVAPLLLPPPDEALAVTPLHEAVLDALADGQALFFRSLSDRIGATDDTALAAAVWDLVWAGHLTNDTLAPLRAALGGGGAHRSRPTAPRTRYRRPGRVALPSRGGPPTVAGRWSRLPERDLDPTRRAAALADLLLERHGVVTRGAVMAEQVTGGFAAVYPVLSALEERGAARRGYFVEGLGAAQFAVPGAVDRIRALADPADDRRGRGGPTVVLAATDPANPYGAALPWPDRVVDSGDGAAPATGHRAGRKAGALVVLVGGDLVLYVERGGRTILSFTDDTDALAAAGKALADAVHSGALGAISVERADGEAVHSSPLRDALTAAGFRATPRGLRLRG from the coding sequence ATGGAGGGCGTGGCGGACGAGGTGACCCGGGGCGCGGCGGTCCTGGCGGGGTTCGGCGCGGCGACCCGGGAGTGGTTCGCCGCGGCCTTCGCGGCGCCCACCCCCGCCCAGGAAGGCGCCTGGCGGTCGGTCGCCGCCGGCCGCAACGCGCTGGTCGTCGCCCCGACCGGCTCCGGCAAGACCCTTGCGGCGTTCCTCTGGTCGCTCGACCGGCTGGCCAAGGAGCCACCGCCCGCCGAGGCGCGGCAGCGCTGCCGGGTCCTCTACGTCAGCCCGCTCAAGGCGCTCGCCGTCGACGTCGAACGGAACCTGCGCGCCCCGCTCACCGGCATCCGGCAGGCCGCCACCCGGCTCGGCCTCACCCCGCCCGACATCACCGTGGGCATGCGCACCGGTGACACCCCCTCCGACGAGCGGCGGGCCTTCGCCCGCACCCCGCCGGACATCCTCATCACCACGCCCGAGTCGCTGTTCCTGCTGCTCACCTCCGCCGCCCGCGACTCGCTGCGCGGGGTGCGCACGGTGATCGTCGACGAGGTGCACGCGGTCGCCGGGACGAAGCGCGGCGCCCACCTGGCGCTCTCCCTGGAACGCCTCGACGCGCTGCTGGAGACCCCGGCGCAGCGCATCGGGCTCTCCGCCACCGTCCGGCCGATCGACGTCTGCGCCCGCTTCCTCGGCGGCGCCCGCCCGGTCGACGTGGTGCAGCCGCCCACCAGCAAGACCATCGAGGTCAGCGTCCAGGTCCCGGTCGAGGACATGACCCGCCTCGACGAGCAGGAGCCGCCGGAGGACGCGCTGGGTGGCGTCGGGCCGCGCCGGGCGTCGATCTGGCCCGCCGTCGAGGAACGGGTCTTCGCGTTGATCCGGTCGCACCGGTCGACCATCGTGTTCACCAACTCGCGGCGCAGCGCCGAGCGGCTCTGCGCCCGGCTCAACGAGCTGGCCGCCGAGGAGCTGGAGGCCGCGGCCGCCCCGGACGGCGGTCGCGTGGCCCGGGGCGGGGAGCCGGTGCGCGTATCCGAGCTGCTGCCCGGGGGCGGCGGCCCGCCGGACGACGGTCCTGGACAAGGCCCCGGCCTGGCGGCCGGCGACGTCGGTCCGGAGGGTGGCGTCGGCCCGGCGCGGCGGCGCGGCGCCGACGCGTTCGGCGGGCCGGTCGGGCCGCTGCGCGCGCCCCGGCAGCCGGCCGAGGTGATGGCACAGTCCGGGGCGGCGGCCGGGGCGCCACCGGTGATCGCCCGCGCCCACCACGGCAGCGTCTCCCGGGAGGAGCGCAAGCACATCGAGGAGGCGCTCAAGTCCGGGCAGCTCCCGGCCGTGGTCGCCACCTCCAGCCTGGAGCTGGGCATCGACATGGGCGCGGTCGACCTGGTCGTGCAGATCGAGGCCCCGCCGAGCGTCGCCGCCGGCCTGCAGCGCGTCGGCCGGGCCGGGCACCAGGTCGGCGCGGTCTCCCGGGGCGTGGTCTTCCCGAAGCACCGCGGCGACCTGCTCTCCTGCACCGTGGTCGCCGAGCGGATGGGCGAGGGCGCGATCGAGGAGCTGCACTACCCGCGCAACCCGCTCGACGTGCTGGCCCAGCAGATCGTGGCGATGGTGGCCCTGGAGCCGTGGCGGCTGGGCGACCTGGCCGTGCTGGTCCGCCGGGCCGCGCCCTTCGCCGAGCTGCCCGACTCGGCGCTGCACGCGGTGCTCGACATGCTGTCCGGGCGCTACCCGTCGACCGCCTTCGCCGAGCTGCGCCCCCGACTGGTCTGGGACCGGGCCGCCGACGTGCTCACCGGCCGGCCCGGCGCGCAGCGGCTCGCCGTCACCAGCGGCGGCACCATCCCCGACCGGGGGCTGTTCGGGGTCTTCCTGGCCGGCGCCGAGCGGGCCGCCCGCGTGGGCGAGCTGGACGAGGAGATGGTCTACGAGTCCCGGGTCGGCGACGTGTTCCTGCTCGGCTCGTCGTCCTGGCGGATCGAGGAGATCACGCCCGACCGGGTGCTGGTCTCCCCCGCGCCCGGGCAGGCCGCCCGGATGCCGTTCTGGAAGGGCGACCAGCTCGGCCGGCCGGTCGAGCTGGGCCGGGCCATCGGCGCGCGGGTCCGGGCGCTGCTGCGGCAGTCCGACACCGACGCGGTGGCCGCGCTGCGCGCCGGCGGGCTGGACGACTGGGCCGCCGGCAACCTGATGGCCTACCTGCGCGAGCAGAAGGAGGCCACCCGGTCGTTGCCCGACGACCGCACGGTCGTGGTCGAGCGGTTCCGCGACGAGCTGGGCGACTGGCGGCTCGCCGTGCACTCGGTGCTCGGCGCCCGGGTCAACGGCCCGTGGGCGCTGGCCATCGGCCGGCGGCTGGCCGAGCGCTACGGGGTGGACGCCCAGGTGATGCCCTCCGACGACGGGATCGTCGTCCGGCTGCCGGACACCGCCGAGGAGCCGCCCGGCGCCGACGTGGTGGTCTTCGACCCCGAGGAGATCGCCCAGCTGGTCGAGGAGTCCGTCGGCACCTCGGCGCTGTTCGCCTCCCGGTTCCGCGAGTGCGCGGCCCGGTCGCTGCTGCTGCCCCGCCGCGACCCGCGCCGCCGGCAGCCGCTCTGGCAACAGCGCCAGCGCGCCGCCCAGCTCCTCGACGTGGCCCGCGAGTACGCCGACTTCCCGGTCACTCTGGAGGCCGCCCGGGAGTGCCTCCAGGACGTCTTCGACCAGCCGGCGCTTGCCGAGCTGATGCGCGACCTGGGCGCCCGCAAGGTCCGCCTGGTCGAGGTGGAGTCCGAGCGCCCGTCGCCGTTCGCCCGCTCCCTGCTCTTCGGCTACGTGGGCGCGTTCCTCTACGAGGGCGACGCGCCGCTGGCCGAACGGCGGGCCGCCGCCCTGGCCCTCGACTCCGCGCTCCTCGGCGAGCTGCTCGGCCGGGTCGACCTGCGGGAGCTGCTCGACCCCGCGGTGCTGGCCGAGACCGAGCGGCAACTGCGCTGGCGCACCGAGCAGCGCCGCGCCCGCGACGCCGAGGACGTGGTCGAGCTGCTCCGGGTGGTCGGCGACCTGAGCGAGGCCGAGCTGGCCGAGCGGGGCGTACCGGCGGGGTGGCTGGGCGAGCTGGAGGCGGCCCGCCGGGCGTTGCGCGTGCGGATCGCCGGCGAGGACCGCTGGGTGGTGGTCGAGGACGCCGCCCGGCTGCGCGACGCGCTCGGCGTGGCGCTGCCCGTCGGGGTGGCCGAGGCCTACCTGGAGCCGGTGGCCGACCCGCTCGGTGACCTGGTCGCCCGCTACGCCCGCACCCACGGCCCGTTCGCGGCGGCCACCTGCGCCGCCCGCTTCGGGCTCGGGGTGTTCGTCGTCGAGCAGGCGCTGCGCCGGCTCGCCGCCACCGGGCGGGTGGTCTCCGGCGAGTTCGCCCCGGACAGCGTCGGCACCCAGTGGTGCGACGCCGAGGTGCTGCGGCTGCTGCGCCGCCGGTCCCTCGCCGCGCTGCGCCGGGAGATCGAGCCGGTGCCGCCCCGGGCGCTCGCCGCGTTCCTGCCCCGCTGGCAGCAGGTCGGCTCCTCGGCCCGTGGCGTGGAGGCGGTCGCCGCCACCGTCGAGCAGTTGCAGGGTGCGGCCGTGCCGGCGTCCGCGCTGGAACGTCTCGTGCTGCCCGCCCGCATCGCCGACTACTCCCCCGCCCAGCTCGACGAGCTCTGTGCCAGCGGGGAGGTGGTCTGGGCCGGGTCCGGGGCGATCTCCGGCGGCGACGGCTGGGTCACCCTCGCGTACGCGGACGTCGCGCCGCTGCTGCTCCCCCCGCCGGACGAGGCGCTGGCCGTCACCCCGCTGCACGAGGCCGTGCTCGACGCGCTGGCCGACGGGCAGGCGCTGTTCTTCCGCTCCCTGTCCGACCGGATCGGCGCCACCGACGACACGGCCCTGGCGGCCGCGGTGTGGGACCTGGTCTGGGCCGGGCACCTCACCAACGACACCCTGGCCCCGCTCCGGGCGGCGCTCGGCGGCGGCGGGGCGCACCGCAGCCGGCCGACCGCCCCGCGCACCCGCTACCGCCGCCCGGGCCGGGTGGCCCTGCCCAGCCGCGGTGGCCCGCCCACCGTGGCCGGCCGCTGGTCCCGGCTGCCCGAGCGCGACCTCGACCCCACCCGGCGGGCCGCCGCCCTGGCCGACCTCCTGCTCGAACGGCACGGGGTGGTCACCCGGGGCGCGGTCATGGCCGAGCAGGTGACCGGCGGTTTCGCGGCGGTCTACCCGGTGCTGTCCGCGCTGGAGGAACGCGGGGCGGCCCGGCGCGGCTACTTCGTCGAGGGGCTGGGCGCGGCCCAGTTCGCCGTGCCCGGTGCGGTCGACCGGATCCGCGCCCTCGCCGACCCCGCCGACGACCGTCGGGGCCGGGGCGGGCCCACCGTGGTGCTCGCCGCCACCGACCCGGCCAACCCCTACGGCGCGGCCCTGCCCTGGCCCGACCGGGTGGTCGACTCCGGTGACGGGGCGGCCCCGGCCACCGGGCACCGGGCCGGGCGCAAGGCCGGGGCGCTGGTCGTGCTGGTCGGCGGCGACCTGGTGCTCTACGTCGAGCGGGGCGGGCGGACCATCCTCTCCTTCACTGACGACACCGACGCGCTGGCCGCGGCCGGCAAGGCACTCGCCGACGCGGTGCACTCCGGCGCGCTGGGCGCCATCTCGGTGGAACGCGCCGACGGCGAGGCCGTGCACTCCTCGCCGCTGCGCGACGCGCTCACCGCGGCGGGCTTCCGCGCCACCCCCCGCGGCCTCCGCCTCCGAGGCTGA